One region of Flavobacteriales bacterium genomic DNA includes:
- a CDS encoding sigma-54-dependent Fis family transcriptional regulator: protein MSQEQSKLLIIDDDQDVLLSAKMVLKRHVDIVRTSNDPSNIDEYLSHDKYDAILLDMNFTVGAIGGKEGFHWLSRVKEISPETQVILMTAYGDIDIAVRAMKEGATDFVVKPWDNERLRATVASAIRLGRSEKEIKNLKRKTSALTKDMDQPFSDMIGQSETMQEVFSTIRKVAKTDVNVLILGENGTGKEVVARALHRSSLRNDQIFVNVDLGAITESLFESELFGHAKGAFTDAKEARAGRFELAHQGTLFLDEIGNLSMPMQAKLLTALQNRMINRVGESKPRKVDIRLVCATNMPLYDMVESAEFRQDLLYRINTVEIVLPPLRERQDDIPVLADHFLKMYSKKYQKNQVGLSKDGLRKLQRYSWPGNIRELQHVLERAVIMSDGPELAGDDFVLQGREVKVVEDESLNLEDVEKKAIISAIKKHDSNMSAVAKELGLGRTTLYRKMAKYGI, encoded by the coding sequence ATGTCTCAAGAACAGAGCAAACTTTTGATCATCGACGACGACCAGGATGTGTTGCTTTCGGCGAAGATGGTGCTTAAACGCCATGTCGATATCGTCCGAACCTCTAACGATCCAAGTAATATCGATGAGTACCTAAGTCACGATAAATACGACGCTATTTTACTCGACATGAACTTTACCGTAGGTGCCATCGGTGGTAAAGAGGGTTTTCATTGGCTTTCGAGAGTAAAAGAGATATCTCCCGAGACACAAGTGATCCTCATGACAGCCTATGGCGATATCGACATTGCCGTACGGGCCATGAAAGAAGGGGCTACCGATTTCGTCGTGAAACCCTGGGACAATGAACGACTCCGGGCTACAGTGGCCTCAGCCATACGTTTGGGGAGAAGCGAAAAGGAGATCAAGAATCTCAAACGCAAAACATCGGCCTTGACAAAAGACATGGATCAGCCGTTCAGCGATATGATCGGGCAGTCCGAAACCATGCAGGAAGTCTTTTCGACCATTCGGAAGGTGGCCAAAACAGATGTGAACGTTCTGATCTTGGGAGAGAACGGAACTGGTAAGGAGGTCGTAGCCCGCGCTTTACACCGCAGTTCATTGCGAAACGATCAGATCTTCGTGAATGTCGATCTCGGGGCCATTACGGAGTCGTTGTTCGAATCGGAGCTATTTGGCCATGCCAAAGGAGCCTTTACGGATGCTAAGGAAGCCCGAGCGGGCCGATTCGAACTAGCCCATCAAGGAACGCTCTTTCTCGATGAGATTGGAAACCTCAGTATGCCCATGCAAGCCAAGCTCTTGACGGCACTGCAAAACAGAATGATCAACCGTGTAGGGGAGAGTAAACCTCGAAAGGTAGATATCCGCTTGGTCTGCGCCACGAATATGCCTCTGTACGACATGGTGGAGTCGGCCGAATTCCGACAAGATCTTCTTTATCGTATCAATACCGTAGAGATCGTTCTTCCTCCTTTGCGCGAGCGACAAGACGACATTCCCGTCTTGGCCGATCACTTCCTTAAGATGTACAGCAAAAAATACCAAAAAAACCAGGTCGGATTGAGCAAAGATGGTCTTCGAAAACTGCAGCGCTACTCCTGGCCCGGGAATATTCGCGAGCTACAGCACGTTCTCGAAAGGGCGGTCATAATGAGCGATGGGCCCGAACTCGCCGGTGATGATTTTGTGCTTCAAGGCCGGGAAGTGAAAGTCGTGGAGGACGAATCGTTGAATCTCGAGGACGTTGAAAAGAAAGCGATCATCAGTGCTATAAAGAAACACGATTCCAACATGAGTGCAGTAGCCAAAGAGCTAGGCCTTGGTCGAACCACCCTGTATCGCAAAATGGCCAAGTATGGTATTTAG
- a CDS encoding DUF3365 domain-containing protein — protein sequence MNHRNFIIAILSFFVLSVSMSCSNKSDKGSTDSEIELTEEEIAAGFQLLESSCFSCHSPNAAMDNRIAPPMAAVKKHYVKDETSYEDFRADLVAFVNDPSEENAQMPRAIRKFVVMPKMSFDSTQHEQMAYYIFHNELEAPEWFEQHYQQERKRHGRQMGNKGFSSNQEYMKHGKQIAMNTKSVLGGNLKRAINTDGAASAIDFCNTRAIPLTDSMSVELNASVRRVSDKPRNPNNRAKGPELAYIQATKALITSGEQPKPQLQEIDGRMVGYYPIVTNGMCLQCHGVPKEQILDETVAAINAKYPADEATGYGENELRGIWAIGMDKQGGE from the coding sequence ATGAACCATCGCAATTTCATCATCGCCATATTGAGCTTTTTCGTGCTCTCAGTATCCATGTCATGCAGCAATAAATCCGACAAAGGGTCAACCGATTCAGAAATTGAACTCACCGAAGAGGAGATCGCGGCCGGATTCCAACTGCTTGAGTCGAGCTGCTTCAGCTGCCATAGCCCCAATGCCGCCATGGACAACCGCATCGCTCCACCCATGGCCGCAGTCAAAAAGCACTACGTAAAGGACGAAACTTCCTATGAAGACTTTCGCGCTGATCTCGTCGCTTTCGTTAATGACCCTTCCGAAGAAAATGCCCAAATGCCCCGCGCCATCCGAAAATTCGTAGTAATGCCCAAAATGTCATTCGACTCCACCCAACACGAGCAAATGGCCTACTACATCTTTCATAACGAGCTCGAGGCACCCGAATGGTTCGAACAGCACTACCAACAAGAGCGCAAACGCCACGGTCGTCAAATGGGAAATAAGGGTTTTTCGAGCAACCAAGAGTATATGAAGCACGGAAAGCAAATTGCTATGAATACTAAGTCGGTCTTGGGCGGCAACCTAAAACGAGCCATCAATACCGATGGAGCGGCTTCGGCGATCGATTTTTGTAATACGCGCGCTATTCCTCTCACAGATAGCATGTCGGTCGAACTCAATGCATCGGTGCGGCGCGTGAGTGATAAGCCGAGAAATCCCAACAATAGAGCGAAGGGGCCGGAGTTGGCCTATATCCAGGCGACAAAAGCACTGATTACCAGTGGTGAACAGCCCAAGCCACAGCTTCAGGAGATCGACGGACGCATGGTGGGGTACTATCCGATCGTGACCAACGGAATGTGCCTACAGTGCCACGGCGTTCCCAAAGAACAGATCCTCGACGAAACCGTTGCGGCGATCAACGCCAAATACCCTGCCGATGAGGCCACCGGTTATGGCGAAAACGAACTCCGAGGAATTTGGGCGATCGGAATGGACAAGCAAGGAGGCGAATAA
- a CDS encoding GHKL domain-containing protein yields MAGIFLLCWLINYALTRTEWVVITVVAILTLFYSTYNLYQYINRGKRELASFLLSIRYNDFSATYSTEVGGKADGELKRAYNSIIREFQKVKAEREEKDQFLQTLLEHIDLAVMAIDEHGQLKWYNSAAKNLLKKPYLRNLDGLSEVDETLFKTVQDLHNGERRLIRPVIDGRVTHISVSATEFKMREQQFKMLTLSDIQRELDQKEIESWQKLIRILTHEIMNSVTPIVSLTGVVQQILDDNRTNGNESLELPADEADDVKQSIHTIESRGKGLLKFVNTYRSLSKVPEPLLEKVDLRKLTERVLNLLRGDLESKNIAVELESNTDDLLENLDPNLIDQVLINLLKNAKEAVKDTESPRIQLLFQREFGRLCLYVKDNGPGMDPETLERVFIPFYTTKEQGSGIGLSLSRQIMRQHNGSIQVKSSPDQGTTFRLEF; encoded by the coding sequence GTGGCGGGAATATTCCTGCTGTGCTGGTTGATAAATTACGCCCTTACTCGAACCGAGTGGGTGGTGATTACCGTGGTGGCTATTCTTACTCTTTTCTACAGCACGTATAACCTCTATCAGTACATCAATCGTGGCAAGCGCGAACTTGCCAGCTTCTTGCTCAGCATTCGATACAATGATTTTTCGGCAACTTACTCCACAGAAGTGGGCGGTAAAGCCGACGGTGAGCTCAAACGAGCCTACAATTCCATCATTCGAGAATTTCAAAAGGTCAAAGCGGAGCGCGAAGAAAAGGATCAATTTCTCCAAACCCTTCTCGAGCATATTGATTTGGCCGTTATGGCTATCGACGAACACGGTCAGTTGAAGTGGTATAACTCAGCGGCGAAGAACTTACTCAAGAAGCCCTACCTCCGGAATTTGGACGGTCTTTCCGAAGTGGATGAAACCCTGTTCAAAACCGTTCAAGACCTGCACAACGGTGAACGTCGGCTCATTAGACCGGTGATCGATGGCAGGGTAACTCATATTTCAGTGAGCGCAACCGAGTTCAAAATGCGCGAGCAGCAGTTCAAGATGCTCACCCTTAGTGATATACAAAGAGAGTTGGATCAAAAAGAGATCGAAAGCTGGCAAAAGCTCATTCGCATCCTGACCCACGAGATCATGAATTCTGTAACGCCGATCGTGTCTTTGACGGGCGTTGTGCAACAAATCCTCGACGATAACCGCACCAACGGTAACGAATCCCTAGAGTTGCCGGCCGATGAAGCCGACGATGTTAAACAAAGTATTCACACCATCGAAAGTCGAGGCAAAGGGCTTCTCAAATTCGTGAACACTTATCGCAGTCTGTCGAAGGTGCCTGAGCCGCTGCTTGAAAAGGTCGATCTCCGTAAACTAACCGAGCGCGTCCTCAATCTTTTGCGCGGCGATCTGGAATCAAAGAATATCGCCGTTGAGTTAGAAAGTAACACGGACGACCTCCTTGAAAACCTCGACCCCAACCTCATCGATCAAGTGTTGATCAACCTCCTCAAAAACGCCAAGGAGGCCGTGAAGGACACCGAATCGCCGCGGATCCAGCTGCTTTTCCAACGCGAATTCGGACGTTTGTGCCTCTACGTCAAAGACAACGGCCCGGGAATGGACCCAGAAACCCTCGAGCGCGTGTTTATCCCGTTCTACACCACCAAAGAACAAGGAAGCGGTATCGGTCTCAGCCTCAGTCGGCAAATCATGCGCCAGCACAACGGAAGCATACAGGTCAAAAGCAGCCCGGACCAAGGAACGACCTTCCGACTCGAATTCTAG
- a CDS encoding translocation/assembly module TamB — protein sequence MIRTLSLFAILFLLGGILAYTPWVQTKLAQVLTQQLESRLNIHVEIDRVHMRFLNSTDIKGIYVADFHGDTLLYADRIQAQINHLRFRKGDFSLKRLNIESPVIKIHRYDDDQRFDYEIFIDRLDPDTVTGASAPFSLRLDNLLLTKASVHYKDAQARHHHEGYRLRDLSLDFGELFYEGKRVNAEFRSGSGYEDKGFELKKLEGRIAHAENVSEFEGFKLHTAKNVLELSGRVEADSLDTPSWTEHLTWDVSVDRIEFDPTEFRVYLPGVLRAELQKAELSGKTTGSIGDFETDDLFFKYGQATVVDGDVEMVGLPNTNELYINATELYARTRWSDLVEVQKIIPQLVLPAELEPLEYLVLNGSFTGYLNDFKANMTVQTAHGGLRANLDASYPADRPLEMKYQGKLRAIDCNVGAVMGIEDLGSVNFNLEVDGFGLTSELLNTDVSGQVKRFEYRGHNYTNGEVIGHLTQGLFVGRFKVNDPKLAFDFDGSIDIRDERPDLYFDLDVITADLFALGLVSDSIGYLSTSMVARFSGIGLDDARGMLKVKRTKYETEESVYFVGYMDLESAFVDGQRKLTVESDLLQGRAEGDFKINTLIQSLQGHFNQYFTGLDAPEVKNKQRLDYEFTLYNTLPITELFFRDLTIETGTRIYGSYSDDMNRLLVNLEAPGLDYQEYRIQQPNLVIDGNGRRFQSALAIDYIELPDGTRVDTFLLANDTRRDSSLFDIYWTYIDSSSFAGSIHPYITFLDSAKWAAGFRPSTMFYLKDSIAIPGGNRIVANGKEVEIRDLEFYHLDQNLAVNGYLSENPRKSLDLRFGGLRIEYLQPVIDDKDTRLHGGIEGMVRLLDVYDEFNVIGDIAIDSLSLNDHFVGRFTAGMNWNDEMNAFAVNADIHRGKLHALSVSGAYFPGNVHDRVQLRMILDKMRVDAASKYTNAYLTNMRGALDAELELVIEGREMSLTGWTELRKVGFTVPQTAVDYNVDGVARVEFNERSIDFVDFNFRDNKHQTPGEVYGSIMHRDLRNWFFDLHVKVDSTLVLDTEEGEYYYGTAFGTGTLDVVGSLNRLKILIDAAAERGTEFALPLGGASSVSEHSFITFLDRSTTSYGSDEAGVRKNRNAGYEMVFDVEIKEGVEVELIFDETVGDILRGTGTGAFNIRMAEDGSMTMNGDYTIYSGTYLFTLQNLFSKRFNIQRGGTLKWTGDPYDADIDLTAVYPTRASLKPLGVSDSSRRRRPVEVDMNLTNRLMKPNIDFGIRVPNVNTALQEEVQLVVTRDENELNRQMISLLVMGSFITPETSANAGGNNLFNQGLTANTTEMLSNQLSRWISGINENIDVGVNYEAGNDLNSEQVEVALSTQLFNDRVLLNSNIGVPLEGGENTSNLVGDVEVEVKVSRDGRFRAKAFNRSDQNDPLSQQYQYKQGVGLVYTVDFENFEEFWRAITGTKKNE from the coding sequence TTGATCCGCACACTTTCGCTTTTTGCGATCCTGTTTCTCCTAGGGGGAATACTGGCCTATACGCCGTGGGTTCAGACGAAGCTGGCTCAAGTATTGACCCAGCAGTTAGAATCGCGCCTCAACATTCACGTTGAGATCGATCGAGTTCATATGCGTTTCCTCAATAGCACTGATATCAAAGGGATCTACGTAGCTGATTTTCACGGAGACACGCTGCTGTATGCCGATCGAATACAAGCGCAGATCAATCATCTACGGTTCAGGAAAGGAGATTTCTCACTAAAGAGGCTCAACATTGAGTCACCCGTGATCAAGATCCATCGTTACGATGATGATCAACGATTCGATTATGAGATATTCATCGACCGGCTTGATCCGGATACCGTGACCGGAGCATCGGCGCCTTTTAGTTTGAGACTCGACAACCTGTTGTTAACCAAGGCCTCGGTGCATTACAAAGATGCTCAGGCTCGGCATCACCATGAAGGTTACCGGTTGCGGGATCTGTCGCTTGATTTCGGGGAGTTGTTTTACGAAGGTAAACGAGTGAATGCCGAGTTTAGAAGCGGATCGGGCTATGAGGATAAAGGGTTTGAGCTTAAGAAGCTGGAAGGGCGAATAGCCCATGCCGAAAACGTTTCCGAATTCGAGGGATTCAAACTACATACGGCAAAGAATGTGCTCGAATTGAGCGGCCGGGTAGAGGCTGATTCACTCGACACCCCGAGTTGGACCGAGCATCTGACCTGGGATGTGTCGGTCGACAGGATCGAATTCGACCCAACGGAATTTCGCGTGTACTTGCCGGGTGTACTCCGGGCCGAGCTGCAGAAAGCCGAGTTGAGTGGAAAAACAACCGGATCAATTGGAGACTTCGAAACGGATGATCTCTTTTTTAAGTACGGTCAGGCCACGGTCGTAGATGGAGACGTTGAGATGGTCGGTTTGCCCAATACGAACGAGCTTTACATCAATGCCACTGAACTCTATGCCCGTACGAGATGGTCCGATCTGGTAGAGGTCCAAAAGATCATTCCGCAACTCGTATTGCCTGCGGAGTTGGAGCCTTTGGAGTACTTAGTGCTCAATGGTTCATTCACGGGATACTTGAATGACTTTAAAGCGAATATGACGGTTCAGACAGCCCACGGGGGACTTCGCGCGAACCTCGACGCTTCCTATCCGGCCGACAGGCCGCTAGAAATGAAATACCAGGGAAAACTACGGGCGATCGATTGTAACGTTGGGGCAGTAATGGGAATTGAAGACTTGGGATCCGTGAATTTCAACTTGGAGGTCGATGGCTTCGGCTTGACCTCGGAGTTGTTGAATACCGATGTTTCGGGGCAGGTGAAGAGGTTCGAATACCGCGGCCACAACTACACCAACGGTGAAGTTATTGGGCATTTGACCCAGGGCTTATTCGTTGGACGGTTCAAGGTGAACGATCCTAAGTTAGCGTTCGATTTCGATGGCTCCATCGATATTCGCGATGAGCGTCCCGATCTGTATTTCGATCTCGACGTGATCACCGCCGATCTATTCGCCCTCGGCTTGGTTAGCGACAGTATTGGTTACCTGAGTACTTCGATGGTGGCTCGTTTTAGCGGAATCGGGCTCGACGATGCACGGGGTATGCTAAAGGTGAAGCGTACGAAATACGAGACTGAGGAGAGCGTGTATTTTGTGGGATATATGGACTTGGAATCGGCCTTTGTCGATGGGCAGCGAAAGCTCACGGTTGAGAGTGATCTGTTGCAGGGAAGGGCGGAAGGTGATTTCAAGATCAATACCCTTATTCAAAGTCTTCAGGGACATTTTAATCAGTATTTCACCGGGCTCGACGCACCGGAAGTGAAGAATAAACAGCGGCTCGACTACGAGTTCACGCTGTACAATACACTTCCGATCACCGAGCTCTTTTTTCGCGACCTGACCATTGAAACCGGAACGCGCATTTATGGTAGTTACAGCGATGATATGAATCGCTTACTCGTCAATTTGGAAGCTCCCGGACTAGATTATCAGGAGTATAGAATTCAACAGCCCAATCTGGTCATTGACGGAAATGGGCGTCGCTTCCAAAGTGCCTTGGCGATCGACTACATAGAGCTTCCCGACGGTACGCGTGTCGATACCTTTTTATTGGCGAACGATACACGGCGCGATTCGAGTCTGTTCGACATATATTGGACCTATATCGATAGTTCGAGCTTTGCCGGGTCCATTCATCCCTATATCACGTTCCTCGATTCGGCAAAATGGGCGGCGGGATTCCGACCGTCGACCATGTTTTATTTGAAGGACTCCATTGCGATCCCGGGCGGAAACCGAATCGTTGCCAATGGTAAGGAGGTCGAGATACGCGACTTGGAGTTTTACCACCTCGATCAGAATTTAGCTGTAAATGGCTATTTATCAGAGAATCCGCGAAAATCGCTCGACTTGCGTTTTGGGGGATTGCGGATCGAGTATCTGCAACCGGTCATTGATGATAAGGATACCCGCCTACACGGCGGGATAGAAGGTATGGTTCGCTTACTCGATGTTTATGACGAGTTTAACGTTATCGGAGATATCGCCATCGACAGTCTTTCTTTGAACGACCATTTTGTAGGTCGGTTCACCGCGGGGATGAATTGGAATGACGAAATGAACGCATTTGCCGTCAACGCTGATATTCACAGGGGAAAACTCCACGCTCTATCGGTCAGCGGAGCCTACTTCCCCGGGAATGTCCACGACCGTGTTCAGTTGCGTATGATCTTGGACAAGATGCGGGTCGATGCCGCTAGCAAGTATACCAACGCCTACTTGACCAACATGAGGGGAGCATTGGATGCGGAGTTGGAGTTGGTGATCGAAGGAAGGGAGATGTCACTCACGGGCTGGACCGAATTGCGAAAGGTTGGGTTTACTGTTCCCCAAACGGCGGTAGATTACAACGTTGATGGAGTGGCTCGAGTTGAATTCAATGAACGGAGTATTGATTTCGTCGATTTCAATTTTCGGGACAACAAACACCAGACACCGGGAGAGGTTTATGGATCAATAATGCATCGCGACCTTCGCAACTGGTTCTTTGATCTGCATGTTAAAGTTGACTCGACCTTGGTTCTGGATACAGAAGAAGGTGAATACTACTACGGCACGGCTTTCGGAACGGGAACCCTGGATGTCGTAGGATCTTTGAATCGACTGAAGATATTGATCGATGCTGCGGCTGAAAGAGGAACTGAATTTGCGCTGCCATTGGGTGGAGCCTCTTCTGTTAGCGAACACAGCTTTATCACCTTCTTGGACCGCTCAACTACCTCTTACGGCTCCGACGAAGCCGGGGTGCGTAAGAATCGGAATGCCGGTTACGAAATGGTGTTCGATGTCGAGATAAAGGAAGGAGTGGAGGTAGAGCTCATTTTCGACGAAACGGTTGGTGATATCCTTCGAGGAACGGGAACCGGTGCCTTCAATATCAGAATGGCCGAAGACGGGAGTATGACCATGAACGGCGATTATACTATTTACAGTGGAACCTATTTATTCACACTGCAAAACCTGTTCAGTAAACGATTCAATATTCAAAGGGGAGGAACACTAAAATGGACAGGTGACCCCTATGATGCCGACATAGATCTAACGGCGGTCTACCCAACCCGTGCAAGCCTGAAGCCCTTGGGGGTTTCGGATTCATCGCGCCGTAGACGACCCGTGGAGGTCGACATGAACCTCACCAATCGCCTGATGAAGCCAAATATCGACTTCGGCATTCGCGTGCCGAATGTCAATACGGCTCTACAGGAAGAAGTGCAACTGGTCGTGACTCGTGACGAAAATGAGTTGAATAGACAGATGATTTCCCTGCTCGTCATGGGCTCATTTATTACCCCTGAAACCTCGGCGAACGCCGGCGGAAATAACCTTTTCAATCAAGGCCTGACCGCTAATACGACCGAGATGCTATCAAATCAGCTATCTAGGTGGATCTCGGGTATCAATGAGAATATTGACGTCGGGGTAAACTACGAAGCCGGAAATGATCTCAATAGTGAACAGGTAGAGGTGGCCTTGAGTACTCAATTGTTCAATGACCGAGTATTACTTAATAGTAACATCGGTGTTCCTCTCGAAGGTGGAGAAAACACCTCGAACCTCGTTGGAGATGTAGAGGTAGAAGTAAAAGTTAGTCGCGATGGCCGGTTCAGGGCCAAAGCCTTCAATCGCAGTGATCAAAATGACCCACTATCTCAGCAGTATCAATACAAACAGGGAGTTGGGCTCGTATATACTGTCGATTTTGAAAACTTCGAAGAGTTTTGGCGGGCAATTACGGGTACTAAAAAGAATGAGTAA
- the tsaD gene encoding tRNA (adenosine(37)-N6)-threonylcarbamoyltransferase complex transferase subunit TsaD codes for MSKSITLLAIESSCDETSAAVMIDRKVRSNVVADQSVHKKFGGVVPELASRAHQANIVPVVDAALREANIGINDVDAIAYTQGPGLMGSLLVGSSFSKSLALAGGRPLIPVHHMQAHIMAHFIDDPEMTTPNGPFLCLTVSGGHTQIVKVNGPLEFELLGETIDDAAGEAFDKAAKILELPYPGGPLIDRYAQDGDPNFLTFSKPKIDGLDFSFSGLKTSILYTLRDAEKETPGYRKEHMKDICASIQKSIVDILMEKITLAVEQTGITNVAIAGGVSANSGLRNALSDASSRLGWEIHIPTFQYCTDNAGMIAIVGHYAYERGEFGSLDQRSKTRMKLQ; via the coding sequence ATGTCCAAGTCAATCACCCTACTCGCTATTGAATCGAGCTGCGACGAAACCTCCGCGGCCGTTATGATCGATCGCAAAGTCCGTTCCAATGTGGTGGCCGATCAAAGCGTTCACAAAAAATTCGGAGGCGTTGTGCCCGAACTCGCCTCCCGAGCGCACCAAGCGAACATCGTTCCCGTGGTCGACGCTGCGCTCCGCGAAGCAAATATCGGAATAAACGACGTCGATGCCATTGCCTATACTCAAGGTCCCGGGCTCATGGGTTCATTGTTGGTCGGTAGCTCTTTTTCGAAGAGTCTCGCCCTCGCGGGCGGAAGGCCACTTATTCCGGTACACCACATGCAGGCCCATATTATGGCACACTTCATTGATGACCCGGAAATGACCACTCCGAATGGGCCGTTTTTGTGTTTGACCGTTTCGGGCGGACACACACAGATCGTTAAAGTTAACGGTCCGTTAGAGTTCGAATTGCTCGGGGAAACCATCGACGATGCCGCAGGTGAAGCTTTCGATAAAGCCGCAAAGATCTTGGAGCTCCCCTACCCGGGCGGACCACTCATCGATCGATATGCCCAAGATGGCGACCCCAATTTCCTCACCTTTTCCAAACCCAAGATAGACGGTCTCGATTTTAGTTTCTCGGGGCTTAAAACGAGCATACTTTACACGCTGCGCGACGCGGAAAAAGAAACGCCGGGATATCGAAAAGAGCATATGAAGGATATCTGTGCGAGTATTCAAAAGAGTATCGTCGACATCCTTATGGAAAAGATCACCTTGGCCGTTGAACAAACCGGAATCACCAATGTGGCCATTGCCGGAGGGGTCTCCGCCAACTCGGGGTTGAGAAACGCGCTGAGCGATGCATCGAGCCGATTAGGCTGGGAAATTCATATTCCTACATTCCAGTACTGTACCGATAACGCCGGAATGATCGCGATCGTGGGTCACTATGCCTACGAGCGGGGTGAATTTGGGTCGTTGGATCAGCGGTCCAAGACACGTATGAAATTGCAGTAA